The Vulgatibacter sp. genome window below encodes:
- a CDS encoding DUF6918 family protein — translation MGKLVERLAAPENRRAVVQDGVRLVQAEVEKKGGLSGLALKGAFAVIQKVKSDFVPHVLDKLIPAFAEKLEPFYEEREREAPGQPMEKFLSTRAPAVANALLTITDGRIAKAEKGPVKATYEKLRPAAQRNVEDAVPGIGRLVDKHVG, via the coding sequence GTGGGAAAGCTGGTGGAGAGGCTCGCGGCGCCGGAGAACCGGCGGGCGGTGGTGCAGGACGGGGTGCGGTTGGTCCAGGCGGAAGTCGAGAAGAAGGGCGGCCTCTCCGGGCTGGCTCTCAAGGGCGCCTTCGCCGTGATCCAGAAGGTGAAGAGCGACTTCGTCCCCCACGTGCTCGACAAGCTGATCCCGGCCTTCGCCGAGAAGCTCGAGCCCTTCTACGAAGAGCGGGAGCGCGAGGCCCCCGGGCAGCCGATGGAGAAGTTCCTCTCCACGCGGGCGCCGGCGGTGGCGAACGCGCTCCTCACCATCACGGACGGCCGGATCGCCAAAGCGGAGAAGGGGCCGGTCAAGGCCACCTACGAGAAGCTCCGCCCGGCGGCGCAGCGCAACGTCGAGGACGCGGTGCCGGGCATTGGCCGCCTCGTCGACAAGCATGTAGGCTGA